One part of the Paroedura picta isolate Pp20150507F chromosome 5, Ppicta_v3.0, whole genome shotgun sequence genome encodes these proteins:
- the RPS19BP1 gene encoding active regulator of SIRT1, with the protein MSASLLRKGLELLEGSTASASRPKGTATTPQPKKQLLTRKNRKVASRRSRDTATVKGKVTKSVLEEYQKLQDVDHFQENLQYMMNSPFVTDSAITQKVLAQNRGRKARDHLEEEVKKKKPEGTVFTDEDFQKFEKEYFAGAVSPY; encoded by the exons ATGTCGGCTTCCTTGCTGAGGAAGGGTTTGGAGTTGCTGGAGGGGTCAACAG CGTCTGCCTCTCGGCCCAAAGGAACAGCGACCACCCCGCAGCCCAAGAAGCAGTTGTTGACGAGGAAGAACAGAAAGGTGGCCTCAAGACGCAGCAGAGATACAGCTACGGTCAAAGGCAAAGTCACGAAGTCTGTATTAG AGGAGTATCAGAAACTCCAGGATGTAGACCATTTTCAGGAAAACCTGCAGTACATGATGAATAGTCCATTTGTGACAGACAGTGCCATCACTCAAAAG GTTCTGGCCCAAAATAGAGGCAGGAAAGCTAGAGACCATCTAGAAgaggaggtgaagaagaagaagcctgaGGGCACAGTCTTCACTGATGAAGATTTCCAGAAATTTGAGAAGGAATACTTTGCTGGAGCAGTCAGCCCATATTGA